The following are encoded in a window of Providencia rettgeri genomic DNA:
- the cysC gene encoding adenylyl-sulfate kinase, whose translation MTQDNNIVWHQHAVTRPLRESHNGHKGAVLWFTGLSGSGKSTLAGAIEYQLASMGVKTYLLDGDNIRHGLCRDLGFSEADRQENIRRVGEVAKLMVDAGLIVATAFISPFRSDRQSVRELFEPNQFFELYVDTPIGICEQRDPKGLYQQAREGKIKQFTGIDSPYETPLSPELRLDGQQPISDSLSQIIALLLRHNIIKVDY comes from the coding sequence ATAACAATATTGTGTGGCATCAGCACGCGGTGACTCGCCCTTTGCGTGAAAGTCATAATGGTCATAAAGGGGCAGTACTGTGGTTTACTGGGCTATCAGGCTCGGGTAAGTCTACGCTGGCGGGGGCTATTGAATATCAACTGGCTTCGATGGGGGTCAAAACCTATTTATTGGATGGCGATAATATCCGTCATGGGTTATGTCGTGACCTCGGATTTAGTGAGGCAGATAGGCAAGAAAACATTCGGCGGGTTGGGGAAGTCGCCAAATTGATGGTCGATGCTGGCTTAATCGTAGCAACGGCGTTTATTTCGCCTTTCCGATCTGATAGGCAAAGTGTACGCGAATTATTTGAGCCAAACCAATTTTTTGAATTATACGTTGATACACCGATAGGTATTTGTGAGCAGCGCGACCCAAAAGGCTTATACCAACAAGCACGGGAAGGTAAAATTAAACAATTTACGGGAATTGACTCCCCTTATGAAACGCCATTAAGTCCTGAGTTAAGGCTTGATGGTCAACAACCCATCTCAGATTCTCTCTCCCAAATTATTGCGCTATTACTGCGTCATAATATCATTAAAGTCGACTATTAA
- the ftsB gene encoding cell division protein FtsB: MGKLTLLLIAILAWLQYSLWLGKNGIHDYVQVKDDVAAQEIINSRLKMRNEQLFAEINDLNDGQDAIEERARSELGMIKPGESFYRMVKESSNQKSAQ, from the coding sequence ATGGGTAAATTAACGCTACTATTAATCGCGATATTAGCATGGTTGCAGTATTCCTTATGGTTAGGCAAGAATGGCATACACGATTATGTTCAAGTGAAAGACGATGTTGCCGCACAGGAAATTATTAACTCGCGCTTGAAAATGCGTAATGAGCAACTATTTGCAGAAATTAATGATCTAAATGATGGTCAAGATGCCATAGAAGAGCGTGCGCGTAGTGAACTCGGTATGATTAAACCGGGTGAGTCTTTTTATCGTATGGTAAAAGAAAGCAGTAACCAGAAATCTGCTCAATAA
- the ispD gene encoding 2-C-methyl-D-erythritol 4-phosphate cytidylyltransferase, which translates to MTNPSVAPQIIALIPAAGIGSRMNADCPKQYLQVAGKTIIEHTIDALLANNRVRTVVIALSANDDYFQKLDIAKDPRVTVVTGGKERADSVLAGLDYLASQSDYHDCWVLVHDAARPCLHQQDLNNIIQLATEQDCCGGILAAPVRDTMKRSLKTSVLIDHTVEREALWHALTPQFFPLELLRNCLSKALKENAVITDEASALEYCGYQPVLVAGRADNLKVTQPEDLALAEFYLSRMNN; encoded by the coding sequence ATGACAAATCCAAGTGTTGCCCCACAAATTATTGCGCTGATCCCTGCGGCAGGAATTGGTAGTCGCATGAATGCCGATTGCCCTAAGCAGTATTTGCAGGTTGCGGGCAAAACCATTATCGAACATACCATCGACGCATTGTTAGCGAATAACAGGGTGCGTACGGTTGTTATCGCACTGAGCGCCAACGATGACTATTTTCAGAAATTGGATATAGCGAAAGATCCCCGGGTGACGGTGGTCACGGGGGGAAAAGAGCGTGCGGATTCCGTTTTAGCAGGGCTTGACTACCTTGCCTCTCAATCCGATTACCATGATTGCTGGGTATTGGTGCATGATGCGGCTCGACCTTGTCTTCACCAACAAGATCTAAACAACATTATTCAGTTAGCGACGGAACAAGATTGTTGTGGTGGCATTCTTGCAGCTCCAGTGCGTGATACGATGAAACGTAGTCTAAAAACCTCTGTGCTCATTGATCACACAGTCGAACGCGAGGCACTATGGCATGCACTGACTCCTCAATTTTTTCCGTTGGAACTCTTACGGAATTGTCTAAGTAAAGCCTTGAAAGAAAACGCCGTGATCACCGATGAAGCTTCGGCACTTGAGTATTGCGGTTATCAACCTGTTCTTGTGGCAGGTCGAGCAGATAACTTAAAAGTGACACAGCCTGAAGATCTCGCGCTGGCGGAATTTTATCTTTCAAGAATGAATAACTAA
- the ispF gene encoding 2-C-methyl-D-erythritol 2,4-cyclodiphosphate synthase, which produces MRIGHGFDVHKFGGEGPIVIGGVRIPYEQGLLAHSDGDVVLHALTDAILGAAALGDIGKLFPDTDPAYKGADSRVLLREAFCQVRAKGYRIGNIDITIMAQAPKMLPHIPQMRVNIAEDLECHMDDVNAKATTTEQLGFVGRKEGIACAAVVLLMKDNSNESNECSVPAW; this is translated from the coding sequence ATGAGAATCGGACACGGTTTTGACGTACACAAATTTGGAGGCGAAGGCCCTATCGTAATTGGTGGCGTGCGTATTCCCTATGAGCAAGGCTTACTGGCTCATTCTGATGGCGATGTTGTTCTGCATGCGTTAACGGATGCTATTTTAGGGGCCGCAGCGCTCGGCGATATCGGTAAATTATTTCCTGATACTGATCCTGCGTATAAAGGCGCAGATAGCCGAGTCTTATTAAGAGAGGCTTTTTGCCAAGTGCGCGCTAAAGGTTATCGTATTGGTAATATCGATATTACCATTATGGCGCAAGCACCAAAAATGCTGCCACATATCCCGCAAATGCGCGTAAATATCGCGGAAGATTTAGAATGCCATATGGATGATGTGAATGCGAAAGCGACAACGACAGAACAATTAGGCTTTGTTGGTCGTAAAGAAGGCATCGCGTGTGCCGCCGTCGTCCTTTTAATGAAAGATAATAGTAATGAAAGCAATGAATGTTCAGTACCTGCATGGTAA
- the truD gene encoding tRNA pseudouridine(13) synthase TruD yields MKAMNVQYLHGKPLSTGTLKSTPEDFIVKEDLGFELDGEGEHVMVRVEKTGCNTLFVAEQLAKFAKISARAVSYAGLKDRHAVTEQWFCLQMPGKETPDFSAWQLDGCRVLAVTRQKRKLRIGSLKGNQFEIILRDISDVSDVEQRLQKVAASGVPNYFGEQRFGRDGQNLTQALRWAKQEIQVRERNKRSFYLSAARSAMFNHVASERIAQGTMQQVLLGDALQLTGRGSWFVATQEEIPSLQSRLLSSELSVTAPLPGDGELGSQDDALAFEVACLAEYQEFMPLIQRERVASVRRAIITKPQNFAWQWLDNTTVKLTFFLNSGSFATSVVREIINQNEQDNVDAKYFIE; encoded by the coding sequence ATGAAAGCAATGAATGTTCAGTACCTGCATGGTAAGCCCCTTTCGACAGGAACCTTAAAAAGTACGCCTGAAGATTTTATCGTTAAAGAAGACCTCGGCTTTGAGCTAGACGGCGAAGGTGAGCACGTGATGGTGCGTGTGGAAAAAACAGGATGCAATACGCTGTTTGTTGCAGAGCAACTTGCCAAATTTGCGAAAATTTCAGCCAGAGCCGTGAGTTATGCAGGTTTGAAAGATAGACATGCTGTAACAGAACAGTGGTTTTGTTTGCAAATGCCGGGCAAAGAGACGCCAGATTTTTCAGCGTGGCAATTGGACGGTTGCCGGGTACTTGCGGTGACGCGACAAAAGCGTAAATTACGTATTGGTTCCCTGAAAGGAAATCAATTTGAAATTATCTTGCGTGATATTTCAGATGTCAGTGACGTTGAACAACGTTTACAAAAAGTCGCGGCTTCTGGAGTGCCAAATTACTTTGGTGAACAGCGTTTTGGGCGAGATGGGCAAAACTTAACCCAAGCTTTGCGCTGGGCTAAGCAAGAAATTCAAGTTCGCGAACGTAACAAACGCAGTTTTTATTTGTCAGCAGCGCGTAGCGCTATGTTTAATCATGTGGCTAGCGAGCGAATTGCCCAAGGAACTATGCAGCAGGTATTGTTAGGGGATGCCCTGCAATTAACGGGGAGAGGCAGTTGGTTTGTTGCAACACAAGAAGAAATCCCATCATTGCAAAGCCGTTTGTTATCATCTGAGCTAAGTGTGACGGCACCTTTACCGGGAGATGGTGAGTTAGGATCTCAAGATGATGCGCTGGCTTTTGAAGTGGCATGTTTAGCTGAATATCAGGAATTTATGCCTTTGATACAACGTGAACGCGTTGCGTCTGTTCGACGAGCAATTATCACTAAGCCACAAAATTTTGCCTGGCAATGGTTGGATAATACGACGGTAAAACTGACGTTCTTCTTGAATTCAGGCAGTTTTGCGACCAGCGTTGTGCGTGAAATTATTAATCAAAATGAGCAGGATAATGTCGATGCTAAATATTTTATTGAGTAA
- the surE gene encoding 5'/3'-nucleotidase SurE — MLNILLSNDDGVNAPGIQTLAAALRQYYHVQVIAPDRNRSGASNALTLDRPLKIQTLSNGDLSVQEGTPTDCVYIGVNKVVRPRPDIVVSGINCGPNLGDDVIYSGTVAAATEGRHLGLPSIAVSLDGEVHYETAAKVTCDILVMLQKNPLRAGNILNINVPDIPYAELKGIKVTRCGSRHAASEVYNLEDPKGNMLYWLGPVGEIRDAGPGTDFEAVQNGYVSITPLQVDLTAYKAHTLLEEWLEKSGVTLK, encoded by the coding sequence ATGCTAAATATTTTATTGAGTAATGACGATGGCGTAAATGCACCGGGAATTCAAACGCTTGCAGCAGCACTACGCCAATATTATCATGTTCAAGTGATTGCGCCCGATCGTAATCGAAGTGGCGCGTCTAATGCGCTCACATTAGACAGACCGCTAAAAATTCAAACGTTAAGTAATGGCGACCTTTCCGTTCAAGAAGGGACACCAACAGATTGTGTGTACATTGGCGTCAATAAAGTGGTTCGCCCACGTCCTGATATTGTGGTGTCGGGGATTAACTGCGGCCCTAATTTAGGGGATGATGTTATTTATTCAGGCACAGTGGCGGCAGCAACAGAAGGTCGTCATTTAGGGCTTCCTTCGATTGCGGTTTCGTTAGATGGTGAAGTGCATTATGAAACCGCAGCGAAAGTAACTTGCGACATTCTTGTGATGCTACAAAAGAACCCATTACGAGCAGGGAATATCTTGAATATTAATGTGCCAGATATCCCTTATGCAGAACTTAAAGGGATCAAAGTGACGCGCTGTGGTAGTCGTCATGCGGCATCAGAAGTGTATAATCTTGAAGATCCCAAAGGGAATATGCTTTACTGGTTAGGACCCGTTGGAGAGATCCGTGACGCAGGGCCGGGAACGGATTTTGAAGCCGTGCAAAATGGTTATGTTTCCATCACACCATTACAAGTCGACTTAACTGCGTATAAAGCACATACGTTACTTGAAGAGTGGTTGGAAAAATCAGGAGTGACATTAAAATGA
- a CDS encoding protein-L-isoaspartate(D-aspartate) O-methyltransferase: MKTGLMKELLAQLRQQGIHDERLLDAISQVPRERFVDEALSHKAYDNIPLPIGHGQTISQPYIVAKMTALLSLTANDSVLEIGTGSGYQTAVLAHLAHHVFSVERVKSLQWTAKRRLKQLDLHNVSTRHGDGWEGWQSKGPFDAIIVTAAPTEIPTMLLGQLKDGGRLVLPVGDKEQSLKLITRRGNDYHANVIEKVRFVPLIAGELL; the protein is encoded by the coding sequence ATGAAAACAGGGCTCATGAAAGAACTCTTGGCACAGTTGCGCCAACAGGGAATTCACGATGAGCGCCTATTGGATGCAATTTCACAGGTTCCTCGTGAACGGTTTGTGGATGAAGCGCTCTCACACAAAGCCTATGATAATATCCCGTTACCAATCGGTCACGGGCAAACTATCTCACAGCCGTATATTGTCGCTAAAATGACGGCGTTACTGTCGTTAACAGCGAATGATAGTGTATTGGAAATCGGTACAGGATCGGGGTATCAAACAGCGGTATTAGCGCATCTTGCCCATCATGTATTTTCGGTTGAACGGGTTAAAAGCTTGCAATGGACAGCTAAACGCCGGCTGAAACAGCTTGATCTGCATAATGTATCCACACGCCACGGTGACGGTTGGGAAGGTTGGCAATCCAAAGGTCCATTCGATGCCATTATTGTCACTGCTGCCCCAACAGAAATCCCGACCATGCTGTTAGGCCAATTGAAAGATGGCGGGCGTCTGGTATTACCCGTAGGTGATAAAGAACAATCTCTGAAGTTAATCACTCGACGTGGCAATGATTACCACGCAAACGTCATTGAAAAAGTGCGTTTTGTGCCGCTTATTGCGGGGGAATTACTTTAA
- the nlpD gene encoding murein hydrolase activator NlpD has product MKIVSPISRIRWAVIFSFSGALLAGCSTPYHPAAPISSVNDSQSRQPVAQRTTSTAPSHTGMSTAMPSSRPNLSSNTNNQPINRPSTPVNTGADGRIVYNRDYGSIPKGSYSGNSYTVQRGDTLFYIAYITGNDFRELASRNNIPEPYSLNVGQVINIGNTNVNSNTQLASNSSNSHQQPVDLRTTNEYPANSGGQTSGKMLPNNRKPATQVSTTTTNTVTAPTASTAASGTNNSSIKWRWPAEGKIIEGFSDAQGGNKGVDIAGSRGQSVLASAPGKVVYAGNALRGYGNLIIIKHNDDYLSAYAHNDTLLVRDQQDVTEGQKIATMGSTGTSSVRLHFEIRYKGKSVNPLRYLPQR; this is encoded by the coding sequence ATGAAAATTGTTAGCCCTATAAGCAGAATTCGATGGGCAGTCATCTTTTCATTTAGCGGAGCGCTATTGGCTGGCTGTTCTACGCCTTATCATCCAGCAGCACCTATTTCGAGTGTGAATGATAGCCAATCACGTCAGCCAGTGGCTCAACGGACAACATCTACTGCGCCAAGTCATACAGGGATGAGTACGGCAATGCCGTCATCACGTCCAAATCTATCCAGCAATACCAATAATCAGCCAATAAACCGCCCATCAACACCCGTAAATACGGGCGCAGATGGACGTATTGTTTATAACCGTGATTATGGCAGTATTCCAAAAGGCAGTTATAGCGGAAATAGCTACACGGTTCAGCGTGGTGACACGTTATTTTATATCGCCTATATAACTGGCAATGATTTCCGTGAGTTAGCGTCGAGAAATAATATTCCGGAGCCCTACAGCCTAAATGTTGGTCAGGTTATTAATATTGGTAACACAAATGTGAACTCGAACACGCAATTGGCGTCGAATTCATCAAATAGTCATCAGCAACCGGTTGATCTTCGAACAACTAATGAGTATCCTGCAAATAGTGGTGGTCAAACTTCCGGTAAGATGTTGCCGAATAATAGAAAACCTGCAACGCAAGTTTCTACGACAACAACGAATACGGTTACCGCCCCAACTGCTTCTACAGCAGCAAGTGGCACAAATAATTCGTCAATTAAGTGGCGTTGGCCAGCTGAAGGGAAAATCATTGAAGGTTTCTCTGATGCACAAGGTGGGAACAAAGGGGTGGATATCGCGGGTTCCCGAGGTCAATCAGTGCTTGCTTCTGCGCCAGGAAAAGTCGTTTACGCAGGTAATGCCCTGCGCGGATATGGAAATCTAATAATTATAAAACATAACGATGACTACTTGAGTGCTTATGCACACAACGATACGTTGCTTGTGCGCGATCAACAGGATGTTACTGAAGGTCAAAAAATAGCTACGATGGGTAGTACTGGTACAAGTTCAGTTAGACTACACTTTGAAATTCGTTACAAGGGAAAATCAGTAAACCCGTTGCGTTATTTACCGCAACGATAA
- the rpoS gene encoding RNA polymerase sigma factor RpoS, producing MSQSTLKVNELYNDLDESNLDDAFDESQFKEEDLVSEQEDEMDLLQNTNQRVLDATQIYLSEIGFSPLLTAEEEIFYARRALRGDVASRQRMIESNLRLVVKISRRYNNRGLALLDLIEEGNLGLIRAVEKFDPEKGFRFSTYATWWIRQTIERAIMNQTRTIRLPIHIVKELNIYLRTARELAQKLDHEPSPEEIAEQLDKPVEDVSRMLRLNERITSVDTPIAGDSEKSLLEVLSDDNDSGPENTIQDNDLKENIVKWLYELNPKQREVLARRFGLLGYEAETLEEVGREIGLTRERVRQIQVEGLRRLKDILHGEDLTLESLFNM from the coding sequence ATGAGCCAAAGTACGCTGAAAGTTAACGAGTTATATAATGACCTTGATGAAAGCAATTTAGATGACGCTTTTGATGAGAGTCAGTTTAAAGAAGAAGATCTGGTTTCTGAACAGGAAGATGAAATGGATTTACTCCAGAACACGAACCAACGTGTTCTGGATGCCACCCAAATTTATCTAAGTGAAATTGGATTCTCACCACTCCTCACCGCTGAAGAGGAAATTTTCTATGCTAGGCGTGCACTGCGAGGTGATGTTGCCTCACGCCAGCGTATGATAGAAAGTAACCTCCGTTTAGTTGTGAAAATATCTCGCCGTTATAATAACCGAGGTCTTGCTTTACTCGATTTGATCGAAGAGGGCAATCTTGGGTTGATCCGTGCGGTTGAAAAATTCGACCCAGAGAAAGGGTTTCGTTTTTCAACGTATGCCACGTGGTGGATCCGTCAAACGATTGAACGTGCCATTATGAATCAAACCCGAACCATCCGCCTTCCAATTCATATCGTAAAAGAACTCAATATCTACCTCCGTACTGCACGTGAATTAGCCCAAAAGTTGGACCATGAGCCAAGCCCTGAAGAGATCGCTGAGCAGTTAGATAAACCTGTCGAAGATGTCAGTCGTATGTTGCGTTTAAATGAACGTATAACATCCGTCGACACGCCAATTGCAGGGGACTCAGAGAAATCTTTGCTTGAGGTATTGTCTGATGATAACGATTCAGGTCCAGAAAATACAATTCAAGACAACGACTTAAAAGAAAATATCGTTAAGTGGTTGTATGAATTGAACCCAAAACAAAGGGAGGTTTTAGCACGACGTTTTGGGCTTTTAGGTTATGAAGCGGAAACTCTGGAAGAGGTTGGGCGCGAAATTGGGCTCACTCGTGAACGAGTTCGTCAGATCCAAGTGGAAGGTTTAAGGCGATTAAAAGATATTTTACATGGTGAAGATCTGACTTTAGAGTCACTATTCAATATGTAA
- the miaE gene encoding tRNA isopentenyl-2-thiomethyl-A-37 hydroxylase MiaE → MDEYAALLAPIRQFLQCETPDKWVQKASQPENLPIILKDHLLCELKAAQSALFLIRKYAVDKDSAATLLEWFKPYEAFAYDRVGDVHTLKNKNQISKQILARKQSPYSQDLIDKMVLLIKEELHHFYQVLEIMHQRNIPYDGITAGRYAKSLFSHIHPHDPKTLVDKLIIGAYIEARSCERFAKLAPYLDEQLAKFYISLLRSEARHYQDYLHLAQLISKQDITERVNYFGIIEAELISTPDDDFKFHSGVPIN, encoded by the coding sequence ATGGATGAATATGCAGCGCTACTGGCGCCAATTCGGCAATTTTTACAGTGTGAAACCCCAGATAAATGGGTGCAGAAAGCCAGCCAGCCTGAAAATTTGCCGATTATCCTCAAAGATCATTTATTGTGTGAGTTAAAAGCCGCGCAAAGTGCCCTATTTTTAATCCGCAAATACGCCGTAGATAAAGATAGTGCAGCCACATTACTTGAATGGTTTAAACCCTACGAAGCCTTTGCTTATGATAGGGTCGGTGATGTTCACACCTTAAAAAATAAAAACCAAATCTCTAAGCAGATATTGGCACGTAAGCAATCACCTTACAGCCAAGATTTAATTGATAAGATGGTACTGCTGATCAAAGAGGAGCTACACCACTTTTATCAGGTGCTGGAGATTATGCATCAGCGCAATATCCCTTATGATGGGATTACTGCTGGGCGCTATGCTAAAAGCTTGTTTAGCCATATTCACCCACATGATCCAAAAACCTTAGTGGATAAACTGATTATTGGGGCTTATATTGAAGCGCGCTCTTGTGAGCGATTTGCTAAATTAGCACCTTATTTAGATGAACAACTGGCGAAATTTTATATTTCATTATTACGTTCAGAAGCTCGTCATTACCAAGACTATCTGCATTTAGCCCAGTTAATTAGTAAACAAGATATTACTGAACGCGTTAATTACTTTGGAATTATTGAAGCTGAACTAATTTCAACACCTGATGATGACTTTAAATTTCACAGCGGTGTGCCGATTAATTAA
- the mutS gene encoding DNA mismatch repair protein MutS, translating into MTDNQNLDSHTPMMQQYLKLKAQHPDILLFYRMGDFYELFFDDAKKASQLLDISLTKRGQSAGQPIPMAGVPHHAAEGYLAKLVQMGESVAICEQIGDPATSKGPVERQVVRIVTPGTITDEALLNERQDNLLAAVWQDTQGYGFATLDITSGRFIISEIADEEALQAELQRTRPAELLYPEDFASMHLIEHNKGLRRRPLWEYELDTAKQQLGLQFGTKDLVGFGVENAHKALRAAGCLLQYVKDTQRTALPHIRSIVMEKQHDNVILDAATRRNLEITQNLAGGTENTLASILDMCVTPMGSRMLKRWLHTPLRNIQILNNRQQAISALQEQGVELQPFLRQVGDLERVLARLALRSARPRDLTRMRHAFQQYSDIHQILNQSSSPYLKELQSRIGQFDELQSLLETAIIDAPPVLVRDGGVIAPGYNIELDEWRALADGATDYLDRLEIREREKLGIDTLKVGYNAVHGYYIQVSRGQSHLTPIHYVRRQTLKNAERYIIPELKEYEDKVLTSKSKALAIEKALYDELFDRLLPHLAALQTSAEALSELDVLTNLAERAETLGYSCPQLTEKAGIQITEGRHPVVEQVLSEPFISNPLSLSPQRRLLIITGPNMGGKSTYMRQTALITLLAYIGSFVPASKAVIGPIDRIFTRVGASDDLASGRSTFMVEMTETANILHNATEHSLVLMDEIGRGTSTYDGLSLAWACAENLVNKIKAMTLFATHYFELTTLPEKLEGAVNIHLDAIEHGDTIAFMHNVQEGAASKSYGLAVASLAGVPKDVIKRAKQKLKELEIISNNANASHVDSAQLSFLTAEEVEPSPVLTALDSIDPDKLTPRQALDWIYRLKDMDN; encoded by the coding sequence ATGACAGACAACCAGAATCTCGACTCCCACACACCAATGATGCAGCAGTATTTAAAACTAAAAGCACAACATCCAGACATACTGCTGTTTTACCGTATGGGCGATTTTTACGAACTCTTCTTTGATGATGCTAAAAAAGCCTCGCAATTATTAGATATATCCCTCACTAAACGAGGGCAATCTGCCGGTCAACCCATTCCAATGGCCGGTGTGCCACACCATGCAGCAGAAGGTTACCTTGCTAAACTCGTACAAATGGGTGAGTCTGTGGCGATTTGTGAACAAATTGGTGATCCTGCCACCAGCAAAGGCCCTGTTGAGCGCCAAGTCGTGCGCATTGTCACGCCGGGTACCATCACCGATGAAGCGTTATTAAACGAGCGCCAAGACAACTTACTTGCGGCTGTCTGGCAAGACACTCAAGGCTATGGCTTTGCCACATTAGACATCACATCGGGTCGCTTTATTATCAGTGAAATTGCCGATGAAGAAGCCCTCCAAGCTGAATTACAACGCACTCGCCCTGCTGAGCTCCTGTACCCGGAAGATTTTGCCAGCATGCATTTGATTGAGCACAATAAAGGCTTACGTCGTCGTCCGTTGTGGGAATATGAACTGGATACGGCTAAACAGCAACTCGGCTTGCAATTTGGCACCAAAGATTTAGTGGGTTTTGGTGTGGAAAATGCCCATAAAGCTCTGCGGGCGGCGGGCTGTTTACTACAATACGTCAAAGATACGCAACGGACTGCGCTGCCGCATATTCGCAGTATTGTGATGGAAAAACAACATGATAATGTCATTTTGGATGCCGCGACTCGGCGGAATTTAGAAATTACCCAAAACCTCGCGGGTGGCACAGAAAATACGCTCGCGTCTATTTTAGATATGTGCGTCACGCCGATGGGAAGCCGTATGTTAAAACGCTGGTTACATACCCCACTGCGTAATATTCAGATCTTAAATAACCGCCAGCAAGCCATTAGTGCCTTACAGGAACAAGGGGTTGAATTACAACCATTTCTACGCCAAGTTGGTGACTTAGAACGAGTTCTTGCTCGTCTTGCTCTGCGCTCTGCGCGCCCACGTGATTTAACCCGTATGCGCCATGCATTCCAGCAATATAGTGATATCCATCAAATCCTTAATCAATCCAGCAGCCCTTATTTAAAAGAACTGCAAAGCCGAATTGGCCAATTTGATGAGTTACAAAGCTTATTGGAAACCGCGATTATTGATGCTCCTCCCGTATTAGTGCGTGATGGGGGCGTAATTGCACCAGGTTACAACATTGAACTGGACGAGTGGAGAGCTCTGGCGGATGGCGCAACAGATTACCTCGACAGGTTAGAAATCCGTGAACGTGAAAAACTGGGTATTGATACCCTAAAAGTGGGCTATAACGCAGTTCATGGCTATTATATCCAAGTTAGTCGTGGTCAAAGCCATCTAACGCCCATCCATTATGTGCGCCGCCAAACACTGAAAAATGCTGAGCGCTACATTATTCCTGAGCTCAAAGAGTACGAAGACAAGGTTCTGACATCTAAAAGTAAAGCACTGGCCATCGAAAAAGCCTTGTATGACGAACTGTTTGATCGCCTTCTTCCGCATCTTGCTGCGTTGCAAACCAGTGCAGAAGCGTTATCTGAACTTGATGTCTTAACCAATCTTGCTGAGCGTGCAGAAACATTAGGCTACAGCTGCCCACAACTTACTGAAAAAGCAGGTATTCAAATTACTGAAGGCCGTCACCCTGTCGTGGAGCAAGTGCTCAGTGAGCCGTTTATCTCCAATCCCCTATCACTGTCGCCACAGCGTCGTTTGCTAATTATTACTGGGCCAAATATGGGCGGTAAAAGTACCTATATGCGTCAAACTGCGTTGATCACACTGCTCGCCTATATTGGTAGCTTTGTACCTGCCAGTAAAGCGGTTATTGGCCCGATTGACCGTATCTTTACCCGTGTGGGGGCATCGGATGATCTTGCTTCTGGTCGTTCAACATTCATGGTCGAAATGACGGAAACGGCAAACATTCTGCATAATGCCACAGAGCACAGTTTAGTGTTGATGGATGAAATCGGTCGCGGCACCTCGACCTATGATGGGCTTTCCCTTGCATGGGCATGTGCTGAGAATTTAGTGAATAAAATCAAAGCAATGACATTGTTTGCAACCCATTACTTTGAACTAACAACCTTACCTGAAAAGCTTGAGGGGGCAGTGAATATCCATCTCGATGCCATCGAACATGGTGATACTATTGCCTTTATGCACAATGTTCAAGAAGGTGCAGCCAGTAAAAGTTATGGTCTGGCTGTTGCCTCGTTAGCTGGTGTACCTAAAGATGTCATTAAGCGGGCAAAACAAAAACTAAAAGAGCTGGAAATTATCTCGAACAATGCCAATGCCAGCCATGTTGATAGTGCGCAACTGAGCTTCTTAACCGCTGAAGAGGTGGAACCTTCCCCCGTATTAACCGCACTTGATAGTATTGACCCAGACAAATTGACACCTCGCCAAGCCCTTGATTGGATTTATCGTTTAAAGGACATGGATAACTAA